In Pseudobdellovibrio exovorus JSS, the genomic stretch GAAACTTAGACGTTATGGAGTTTACTAATGAAAGCTGAGACTCGTTCTGCCCATAACGGACTGCAATTAGCTCAAACTCAGGTTTATCATCTTTTAGACGATCAACTGATCTTGATTCTACGTTCGTGGGGTTCATCTGATTACAACCAAAAATTTGTAGACGAAGTGACACATTATATTTCGTCGGCACAAGCGGATTTGGAAGTGACAACTCCGTTTGACTACCACGAGGGATTGACATCGCTAGCAAACCGCACGCGCGTGTCTTTGTTGCTAGCCCACGATCTGTTTTATAAGAATGACAACAAATCTGAATACTCTGTTGGATTTGAAGCTATGGTTCTTTTCACGGCGAAGAATGAAGTGGCATGGTCAAGTGTCGGGCGCTTTGCTTTACACAAGATCAATGGTTCCTCTGTCAGTCATATCCTACAGACAGGAACCGATTTAGATAGCGAAACTCTATTGCCAGTACAGTTACTAGGTGTCGAACGTGATATGGATTTGATGTCGGGTTCTATTGCGATGACAGAGGAAAGTAAGCTGGTTATTTCATCCACTTACAACTGTGATATTGCTATCAATCCAGAACAAGATGTTCAGGCACCTGTGAGTGTTTTAGGTAATGGGTCTTATTGGTTTGCATTGGTGACAGCAGGCTGAGGCCACTGTCTATCTGGATCCCAAAGTCCCCAAATATTTTCTAAAGATAAATTATAAGAGTGTCGCCGAGCTTCTTCATAAAGAGCATCTTTTTCCTGTTTTGGATTTTTAAAATAAATAAGAAGCGTTGAAAGAGGATTCGTTGTCTTATTTTTTTTCAAGCGAGAGGCTTCTTTATCGAAGACGGACGCACGGCTGTTCGGTTTTGCCCAGTATTCGCGATTATTTTGTGAAAGTTTATACTCGCTTCCGGTGTACGTACGCCATTTGTCAGCATTGGAAAGTTCGCGAATACGGCGTAGGGATCGTAGATCATCCGCAGTGACTTCATTCTGAGTAGAAATTAAATTGATCGTCTCTAAACCATCAGTAAGGCGATTGTAGAACTCATTGGTGTCTGCCTCGATAAAAAGGTAGTGTTTAAAGATCAAAGAAAATCTGAGTTCTAAAGATTTCTTCCACGTGTTGGCCGCTTCGACTAATAAAAACCGCGGCTCATTGGGAATACTGTCCAGTTCATTCGAACTCCAAAGTGCAGAAAAGCTCCAAACCGGAAATTGAGGGTCAGAGGTGATATTGATCTGCGGGGACACCGTTTTGGCTAAGCTGTATCCAAAGTCAGCTAGTGAAATAGGCGAGTCAAATTTCCAATTGATACCTTCATCACCTTTTTGCCTTGGAGGTTTGATAAACATGGCGACCCGCGTGGCTTCGCTGTGCAAGTTAGAATAGACAGACTCATTTAATCGCGCGTATTCAGACTTTCCCTGTAGTCCTACAACGATGACGTAGTTAGATTCCCAAAGATTTTCTTCTTTGAGTCTTTCAAAAAATAAACCAAGGCTTTCATCGAACTTTTCTAACCCCGAAATCTGTTCTTCACCTTCATTGATAGAATCCAGATCTGAGCTGTAGATGACCGAGAAAAAAGGAGCAGAGGATTCTTCAACCCAATTGAAGAATAGATCTGACTGGCGACGAAAACTGATGGAATAAGAGGATTGCAACAGAAACGAAATGTCGTCGAATAAGTCAAATCCCCTAGATAGGCCGGTCTTTTTTAAGATAGTGGGTTTACCACTCCAGAAAGCTGTGCGGTATTTTTGAGTTTTAAATAACTCAGGTAAAGTAGGAAGATCTGGATTCAGGCGATCAAAGCTGCGATGCAGTTGGTGCTGGAACGGGTACGTAGCGGTTAACAGCGACCCCATAGCTGCGGCTGTTTGAGTCGATGTGGTGAACGCATTACTAAAACGGATACTTTCGTGACAAAGAGTATTCAGTCCCGAGACCTCATCGCTTTTTTCTTCCGAGCAAGAAAAGGCATTAAAAGAAAGTTGATCCGCAGCCACGATGATAAAAGATGGTTTTTTGTTTTCCTTACAGGAACTCAAGGACAAAAGTCCGGCAGTGCACAAACTGATAACGATCCAGACCTTCAATAAATCCCGTTTTGACGCTTTCATGGACAGACTCCATAATAAAGAAACAAATCAGAAAGTAAAGAGGAGTCACCTATGTTATCAGAAAAGATCTTTGTAATTGCCCATTATGCCGACCAAGCGGTGCTGATTTTGTTGGTATTAATGAGTGTGGTTTCTGTAGGAATGATCTTTGAAAGATTTGTGGCCTTAAAAAAAGTGTCTCAAGACAGTGAAGCAATTCGCGCTAAAATTCGTCAGGCTTTGCACGATGGCAACTTAGCGGGTTTTGAAGACCTAGCTCGCGACACCTCTTCTTTAGAAGGTCGCGCGGCTTCGCAGGCTCTAAGACATTTAAACGAGACCGGATTAGCGGGCTTTGAAGAGGTTTTTAATACGTTCATGTTGAATGAAAAACCGGCGCTAGAAAGATATTTAGCTCCATTGGCGACGATTGCTTCCAATGCGCCATTTATCGGTCTTTTGGGAACAGTTTTAGGTATTATGAAAGCCTTCAACGATTTAGCTCAAGCTTCAGATGCAGGACAGCAGACAGTGATGGCAGGTATTTCGATTGCGCTTGTCGCGACGGCCGCGGGTCTTTTCGTGGCGATTCCTGCTGGTATTTTCTATAACTACTACACGCGTAAAGTAAAAGGCATCTACACGAATTTAGAAAGCGTGAAAGAGCTAGGCCTAGCGTATGCTAAGAAGAAAGGTTTGAACTAATGGGGTTTAAATCGGATTCTCAAGACGATGTTCTGGCCGAGATTAACGTCGTTCCCTTAGTTGATATCATCTTAGTGGTACTGATCATTTTTATGGTCACCGCGCCAATGATTATGAATTCCTCTTTGAATGTGAACTTACCGAAAGCGGGGGCGGGTGACGCTACGGCTCCTAGTAAGTTAAACATTCTGATCGCCAGCGATGGGCGTCTGAGTCTTGATGGAAAAATCGTCGACGAGATGCAAATTCGCCAAGTGGCGGAAGAGGAAGTAAAAAAGAACCCAGAGGTTCAGGCGATTATCTCGGCTGACCGCGAAGTGCACCACGGGCGCGTGGTCTCTATCCTCGACACAGTCAAACTAGCTGGCGTAAAAAAATTCGCGATCAGCATCGATAAAAGGTAGGCCGTACCTTATCCGGAAATTTAGAGCAGTGTCATCTCTAATATATGAGAGTTTCGGTCTTTATCGAGGCCGAAGTGGAAATGTTGTTTTCTTAGAGCATTTCGGATATCGACTTTGAGTTCTTCAGATGGATAACCTTGATTTAACCACTGCAAGTGGCTGTAAACATCTGAAAATAGAGCTTCATCATTTTCCAATGGAATTATGGTGTGAGCCTGCCCGAGCAACCCATAAAGACTCGAATAGGGATACTCTTCGACACGATAGCAAAGTCCGGCCTCGACCGGATTTCGGTAAACATATTTGTAAGCATGCAGATAATACAGCGGTGACTTCAGCAAAGACCAATAGTACGGACCTCCATAGATGTGATTGATGCGACCGGATTCAAAACCGATCACGCGACTGGTTTCGCGCATCAGATAGTTCATCGCCTGACTTAAGTTGCCATGCGGGGTTTGGATGATTAAATGAAAATGATTATTCATCAGAACAAAGCTATGAATACGCACACCATAGGAATGATGTATAAAAAAGAGATACTTCGAGTAAATATCCCAAATTGTTTCCATCGGTAACGAGAACCACTCTTTATTCAGACAGCGTGCGGTCACGTGATAAGGCCAGTCGTTATGAGCTAAAAATTTTTTTCTCGGCATAAGAAAAGGTCTTCTAAGCAAAGCATGCCAAGTCTTAGGTCTGTATTAAATGCATAAGGACGTTTATATTTCCGGATAAGGTACGGCCTACCTCCAAAAAAACTCGACAGAGGTCCTCAATCTTGTCGCACTTTCTGCCGATGAGAATGAGGTGAAGCAGTTCTTTATCGAATACAAACAGATACTCTTTTTTTTCGTACTTCTAACGGGAGTAACTGGATATACACTTTTTGAATCCGATCTTCATCAGGTCCAAGCCGCCTCACCTCAGTTGAAATCTTTGTATGGTCAGAATGTCGCACATGCGGCCGAGCTAACTCCAAGTCATTTTCCTACACGTCAGCCCTCATCAGTCGGAAGTGAAAACACGACAGGTATAAAAAAGCTTGAAAGTGTTTTAGATAAAAAATTCCTGTGTGCTGAAAAAACGGCTCATAAGGCAGAGCAAGTTCGCGAGCAAATGGTGATGATTCGCTTTGATCTTTGCCAGAAAAATTTAAAAGGCATGGCCAAAGAGCTACACTTTGAAAACCAAAGTAATGGGTTTAAAGCTCAAATTTTCGTTGTTGAAAATGGAAGCTACAAAACAGATTTCATTCAATTAAATCAAGGTATCAACAAACTTAAGCTTGAAGTTGTCCTAAAAGATGGGCAAAAGCTTGAGGAATCATTGGAAATTTTATCTGGTTCTTAACTCAAAGCAGTAATTTCGTTTAAATTCAATAGACAGGGGGGAGCGGATTACTTAAGTTCGCCTGCTGTGATGGCAGAAACGAATGTAACGCTCAGCGGTTTTAAGAATAAGTCCGACCTTCATTTGGCCCGTAAGATATGGCACATGACAGGTGTATTTTTGATGTTTCTGGCATGGCAAGTCTTACCATTCTGGTTTTCAATTACATGTTTGATTATTGGTTGGTTGGCGTTTGTTCCCGCAGATGTCATGCGCCAAAAAAATCCTGAAGTGAACAAAGTTTTATCTAATATTTTCCGTCCGATCATGCGCAGTAGTGAACTGAATCGTTTGGCAGGTACGACATACTTGTTAACAGGGGCGTTGATCATCACACTTTTCTTCAATAAAGGCGTGGTCTCTTTAAGTTTATTATTTTTAGCTTTTGCTGATCCTATCGCCAGCTATGTAGGGATTAAGTACGGCAAAGATAAAATCTTCGGACACAAATCAGTTCAGGGTTTCATTGCAGCCTTTGTTGTTTGTGCCCTAGCGAGCTTCTTGTTTTTATTTTTCAATCAAGTTCCAGAGTTTATTTTGATCGTCAGTTTATTGGGCGGTTTAGTTGGAGCCTTGGCTGAGCTTATCCCTTTCGGGAAATTAGATGATAACTTCACTATGCCAGTGGCGAGCAGCATTGGTTTAACCGTATTGTTTTATTTCTTTGGTTATTTCCCTTATTTCGGCTCATAATAATTTTGATTATTTGATTCAACACAAAGATACAAAAGAGGTTCGTAATGGCTGATAGCTATGATTTGTCAGATGAAGGATATTCTAAGTCAGGAAAACGCCTAGGAATGTACATTTACATTCTTCCGAATTTGATGACGATCGCCAATTTATTCTGTGGATTTATCTCTGTTATTTATTCCATTCAAGGTGAATTCAAAATGGCAGCCATCGCGGTGGTTATCGCGGCTGTCTTTGACCAGTTAGATGGTCGTTTGGCGCGATTGACTCACGCGACAAGTAAGTTTGGTGCCGAGCTAGATTCTTTATGTGACTTAGTGAGCTTCGGTTTAGCTCCAGCGATGTTGATGTACCTATGGGCATTGCAACCGTATGGACGCATTGGATTGATGGCTTGTTTCTTATTTGTGGCTTGTGGTGCTTTGCGTTTGGCACGCTTCAATGTGCAGGTGGGCGTAGTTGAAAAAAACTATTTCCAAGGTCTTCCTATCCCAATGGCAGCCGGTATTGTGACAACATCTTTCTTAGCATTTAATGACTTAGGATGGACTCCAGATAAGTTCCGCAGTCTTTTGTGCTTCATGGTTGTTTTGATGGCCTTTGTAATGGTTTCGAACTTCCGTTATCGCTCTTTCAAAGATCTTGATTTAAAAGAAAGAAAAGCCTTTAAATATTTAGTAGCTGGATTGGTGATACTTGTCGTGGTGGCCATGTATCCAGAGATTATGCTTTTTGTATTATTCTTGTCGTACGGAACTCTTGGGGCCGTTTTCGGTATTTTGCAGTTGGGTAAAAAGCGTAAGTTAATGAAAGCTAATGCCTATGCTCCAGAGGCAACGAAAGAAGAAGACCTTCAAGAAGAACAGGACGAAGAATAATATGAAAACATGGAAAAGACCTTTAAAAGTCGGTTTAGTTGGTGCCACAGGAGTTGTGGGCGAAACATTCATTAATATCTTAGAAGAGTACGCTCAGCCGATCGCAGAACTAAGACCATTTGCGAGCCAAAATTCATTAGGACTGAATATTGAATTAGCTGGTAAGCAATGGCCAGTGCAAGTGTTGAAGCCGAATTGTTTTGATGGTTTGGATATGGTGTTCTTTTCTTCTGGAGACGACATTTCCCGTGAATGGGCTCCTGAAGCAGTTAAGGCCGGAGCCTTTGCTGTTGATAACTCTAATGCTTTCCGTATGGATCAGGATATTCACTTGGTTGTACCAGAAGTGAATGGTCACTTACTCAATGCAGATTCGAAACCACAGGTGATTGCAAATCCGAACTGCTCTACAATTCAATTGGTCGTAGCTTTAAAGCCGTTGTTGGATAAATTCGGAATTGAAAATGTAACGGTAGCGACTTACCAAGCGGTGAGTGGTGCGGGCTTGCCTGGTTACGAAGAGTTGTTGAATCAAACAAAAAATTTCCAACAGCCAGATCACGAACCAAAAGCATTTTCAAAACAAATTTTGTTTAACTGTATTCCACAAATCGGTAGCTTTGGCGAAGATGGTTTTTCATCTGAAGAAGCGAAAATCATGAGCGAGACTCCAAAAATTTTAGGAGTTAAGGACTTGAACGTTTCTGCATTCACAGTTCGTATTCCGGCTTTGAATTCTCACTCGGAAGCTGTATGGGTCACTTTAAATAAAGAAGTAGCAAAAGAAGATGTGGTGAATGCTCTTGGTAATTTCGAAGGTATCGCTGTTATGGATCAAGACTTTCCGACGGCACTTGAGGTTTCTGGTGAAGAGCCTGTGTTTGTTGGTCGTATTCACCAAGATCGTCACAATAAAAAACGTTGGTTGATGTGGGTTGTGTCTGACAACTTGAAAAAAGGTGCCGCTCTTAACGGATTACAAATCGCGGAACGTCTATTCTGCTAGACTAGACGTTTATCTTCTGGTCTTTGCTCAGATAGACAGGGACCATTTCGCCATGATGCAATAAAAAGGTGATTCAACATCTTGTCCTCATCTTTCTTAGTTTTGTTTTTCTAAATCCAGTATGGGCAGCCTCTATTGTCGATACCAATACGATTACAATATCAGGCATTTCGGCCTTTGAAGGTGGTACTGTCTATGGCGGTGTCGCTGGCACCTGCACTGGGGATGGTGTTTCGCCGTGTAACAGTTGTACGAATACGTCCACGCCACCTAAAGCCTGCAATCAAAGTAATATCTATGGTTCTTTAGCCTTTCAAATTCAGTTCAAGACATCTGCGGCTCGTAACAATGCGATGGCGCAAATTCTGATAGAAAGCACTCCGCTAATTGTTAATCCTGAAACGAAAAATTGGACCTCTGGTGAAACAGTGGTGTTGAACACGACGTGGGCGGCCATTTGCTCTGCAATGGGAGTTGCGAATTTAGATGGGAATTGCAATATCTCGGGACTGAGTCAAATCGTAGGTTCTAAAACCATAAAGTTTGGGATCGCAGCTGAAGGCGGTGGAACTTTGGCTGATGCCGAAGCTTCGACTTTACAGTTGAAGTTTCATGGAATTCCATCAGGTGCCAGTGATGTGACACAAACTCTGTGCGCCGACAGTGGTGGTGGCTTTGGTGCCTGTAATCTGACATTTGTTGCTGGTGATGGAAAAGCCTTCATTGATGCGGCCATCTTCAATCCCACAGAGCCTGGTGGAACGGCATGGGATTCGATTGCGATTTTTCCTATTGCGACACCAAACGGAGGCGAATCAAATGCCTACACGTCATTTACCAGTGGGGCTGTATCTCCGACCTTTAAAAAAATAGACAATGACGGAACGATTCCCGACTCTCAAGTCGGAGGACTCGCGAACTATCAAAAGTATTGTCTGGTCTACGGGATGAAAAATAAGGCGCAGAATATTTATAAATTTGTGAATGATCCGGCGGCGGCTTCTGCAGGGTGTATTACTCCTTCTGTGGTTGTGGGCATCCTTGATGATAAAAGATGTTTTATTTCAACGGCGGCATTCGGTTCCTCTGATATGTCAGAGGTCGAAACTTTCCGTAAGTTTCGCGATCAGTTCTTAGTTACAAATAATCTAGGGAAAGCGTTTGTAGGTTTTTATTACGACATGAGTCCACCTATCGCGAACATGATCTCAGGCAGTGAACCACTGAAGGCTCTTACGCGTGGACTCCTTTATCCATTTTTACTATTTGCAACGATGGCGTTACAAATAGGTTTCGTATGGGCCATCGTACTCAGTCTGGGCACAGTGATTGGCCTTGTGACGGCTTTTCGTATCTTGAGATTCCGTTCAGTGTTGATGGTGATGCTGCTTGTGCTGGTGTCTCCGCATTTAAAAGCAGACCTTCTGAGCACTGAAGAAAAAATCGATCATCCGAATGCGAAAGAGGGCCTGATTCGCATTAAGAAAGATGGCACTTACGTTTACGATGTGAAAAGAACACCTAAAAATCAATCCAGTCATTTGCGCTTTGGTCAGGCGAATCAGCCGCAGATCACGATCGGTATTGAGCAGACAGACGCCAGTGGGAATCCTACCGGCACATTTAAAGAGTATAGCTTTGAAGATTTCTATGGAAGTGCCTCGGGCGTTATCATTGGATACGACTACGAATGGTTTCCTTGGGGTATGGAAGGTGACGGCGGCCGCTTAGGGGTACAGGCGGGTGGTGCAGGGATGTTTGTAACTGGGAATGGTCGTCTTGTGGCCGATCCAGATACACAGTCAAAAGAAAGTTACACGTTTGTGACATTGCCGTTGAATCTAGGTGCGGTCTATCGTCTTGAGTGGAAAGAACAACAGATGTTTGTTCCCTACGTATCAGGTGGAGGAACGTACTTAGTACTTTTAGAAAAACGTGAAGATAAGGCGATGCCCAGTGCGACAGGCGGCTTTGGATTCTATGGTGCTGGAGGAATTCTTTTTAATTTGAATACGTTTGATCGTGAAGCGGGTTTAAAATTAGACAGTGAGTACGGCATTGGAAACTTGTGGCTGTCGCTTGAGTTCCGTGTCACTGAAGTGCAGAACGCGGCTTTCGGTTTTTCTAATCGCTATGTTAATGCTGGTCTTTCATTTGATTTTTGATGTATAAGACCGCATGCCTCGGATTAAATTTACAGTCTCTTATGATGGAACGGATTATTGTGGTTGGCAGCGCCAAAACCACGGCGATAAGTCCAGTGTTAGCCAGACCATCCAATCCGGTTTAGAAAAAATTTTTGGTCATCCTATTTCGCTATTTGCTTCCGGTAGAACCGATGCGGGTGTTCATGCTTTGAATCAGGTTTGTCACTTCGATACAGAGTGGCCAGAATCGCGTTTAGAGGGCTTTGATTTAAAAAGGGCTATGCGAGCCCACTTGCCCACAAGTATCTTAATTAAGCGAGCGTGGTTAGCTCCAGATGACTTCCATTCAACACTTTCACCTGAAAAAAAGACGTATCGCTACCTGATTAATAACACGCCGAGTCAAAGCGTTTTCCTTGGACGCTATGCCACTTGGGAGAGAACTCCGTTAGATTTAGATTATTTGAACTCGTGTTCCAGTTTTCTTGTGGGAAATCAGGATTTTAAGAGCTTTCAATCCGTTGGGACACCAGTAGCTCACACCATTAGAACCATCGAAAGCGCCATTTGGGAGTGGAGACGCCCCCAAATTGCTCAATTTACGATCACAGGAACCGGCTTTTTGAAGCAAATGGTACGTAATATAGTGGGGACTCAGCTTCTTTTGGCCCGAAAAGGGCTGCCGGCGGAAACAATGCGGGAAATCCTGTCGGCTCAGGACCGTAGGCGGGCTGGACCGCCGGCTCCGCCGCAGGGTCTATTTTTAATGCGAGTTTACTATCCTACAGGCCTTGACAATAAGTGCCGCGAACTTTAAAACACTCATTCATCTATTTTCGGAGTAACTATGAAGACTTGGAATGCAAAAACTGAAGAAGCTGACCGTAAGTGGTTCGTTGTAGACGCCACTGGTTTAAGATTAGGTCGTTTGGCGACTCACATTGCTAATATCTTGCGTGGAAAAAACTTACCTACTTTCACACCAAACGCAGATGCTGGCGGGTTCGTTGTTGTTATCAATTCAGACAAAATCGAAATGACTGGTGATAAATGGAATACTAAAAAGTATTACCGTCACTCACGTTTCTTCGGTTCATTGAAAGAAAAAACAGCTGAGCAAATGAAAGCTACTGATTCAGAATTTATTATCTCTGAAGCAGTTCGTGGTATGTTACCAGTGAACAAGCTTTCAAAATCATTGATCGGCAAATTGAAAGTTTACAAAGGTGCTGAGCACCCTCACGCAGCTCAGAAGCCTGAAGCTTACGTAATCAAACACTAATTAAAGGGATAGAAAATGGCAGCTACTGAAAAAATGTATTATGCAACTGGAAGAAGAAAAACGAGTTCAGCTCGTGTTTACTTAAAACCAGGTAAAGGACAAGTTTCTATCAATGGTAAGAAATCTGATGATTACTTAACTCGTTTGCAATCACGTATGGTGATCATGCAACCTCTTGATGCTGTTAACTTAATGGGTAAATTTGACCTTAAAGTTATGGTAAGCGGCGGCGGTGAGTCAGGACAAGCTGGTGCAATTCGCCACGGTGTTACTCGCGCTTTAATCGCTTTTAACCCTGAGTTAAAAGATGTATTGAAAAAAGCTGGATTTGTTACGCGTGACCCTCGTATGGTTGAGCGTAAAAAATACGGTAAACACGGTGCACGTCGCAGCGGTCAGTACTCTAAACGTTAATCGTATTGTAAAAATTATAGTCAAAAGTCTAGGGGAACCATTTGGTTCCCCTTTTTTTTGTTCATTATCAAGAATTTGTTAAAAAACTGTTAAAAAAATTTGATAATTTTGAAATAAATGATAACCTATTTCTAAACGGACGTAAATTTACCAAGAAGGTCATTTATGCAATATGAAGCAAATAAGTTAGCGCAGTTTTTAAAGGAAAAACGTACTCAATCAGGTCTTTCACAAAAAGACGTGGCGACGAAGTTGGGATACAGCACATCTCAGTTTATCTCAAACTGGGAAAGAGGTATCTCTCAACCGCCAATCAACACATTAAGAACTCTAGCAAACATGTACAATGTTACTGCTGAGCAAATGTTTAATGTTTTGTTGGAAGAAACCATGTTGCAAGTGCAAGTGGATCTGAAAAGAAAGTTTTACGGCGAAGGCCGCGAAAATCACCCGACAGCTTAGTGCTGTCGGGCTCCGATTTCCCTCTCAATTTCATTCTCAAATTGAGTCAGATATTTTCACGATTTTAAGTTAAGCTGGAATCAATATTAGACGATAAGCCCTACATAGGGGTTTTTCGTCTTATGTCTGAAGTTAAGGTTTATAAAAAAGGTCAGTTTCTTTTCAAGGCTGGCGACAAAATTCAATCTGTGTTCGTTATTCAATCTGGTCAGGTTAATCTCTGCTTACAAAAAAATAATAAGATCTTTGATATCATGACTGTGGGTAATGGTTATGTTTTTGGTGACCTTGTTGTCTTAGGAACAAATCAATATCTTTATTCGGGGTTAGTGCAGTCAGAAGTTAAAGTGACAGAAATTCCAGTAGAGATTTTTAAACTGCAATACGAAGCCTTGAATCCTTTAAATAAGACTTTCATTAAAACAATGGCCGAGCGTTTGAAGTGGGCTGTGAATGAAGTGAAGAACTCAAAGCAAGATAAGACGGCTCAACCATGTGCAGAAGATGCGGTTCCTAGAGTTTTTGGTGCTATCTTCCACGTGTTAAATCACAAAGGTGTAAAAGTCGGAAATAAAGTAAAGACGGACTGGCTAACACTACGCAATTACTCACAAAGAATTTTTGGTGAGTCTTTAAAACGTATCGAACAGGCAACGCAGATTTTAGTGAAGACTAAGCAGGGCGAGTATATCATGGGTAAAGACCCTAATATGCCAGAGAGCGAAGCTGAAACTGAAATTCAAGGTTTCCAAATTTACGATCTTCCTGCGCTGGAAGCTTTCTTTGAATTCTATCAGTACTACTATTACAAGGGTGGAAAGTCAGAACTTATCAAATACGATGAAGCCAATTACAATACACTGCGCTTGTTATTGATGGCGTATGAAGGTGTCGAGTGTGATAAGTTTGGTGTTGTTTCTAAAGAGTTCAACCAAGTGGTGGAGTTCTTCAAAGAATATGGTGTGAGTTTAGGAGCGGGTCACTTTACCGCTTTAGAGGCTAAAGGTCTTTTCTGTAAACGTAAAAATACGTCTGACGGAACTGTTCAATTACAATTTGATATTAAAGAATTTGCGAACCAAATTAATATGTGGGCGCTCATTCGCGAAGTCGATAAGTTAAATGAAAAAGGTTATGTGGACATGGACGACATTGATGAAGGGCCGAAGAAAAAGGCTGTCATTGAAGGCGGACAGGAATGTACAGCATGTCACACTATCGTAGCATTGGAGGCTAAGTTCTGCAGCGAGTGCGGTGCTCGCATGGCTGCATCTGAAAGAAAGGCGGCTTGATGAAAGCAGCTTGGGCTTATGCGCTTGCAGTGTTAGTTCTTTTGGTTTCTTTTCAAAACTGTCAGAAACCTCCGCACCCTGATGAACTGGGTTCGCAGAATGTCTATGCGGCAGGTGTTGTCAGTAAAGTGGATTTAAGTCATGAATCTGTGAAGTCTGTGGAGTTTATTATCACAGATCTGAAGTCGATTGTTCACACAACAGGAAATACAATTCAGGTTAAGTATCACAAGGTACTCGATATCGATATGGTCTCTGGGAATATAACAGTGACGAACGATATGGACCCTTCGGTTGAAAACTACTGTCTGACGTCAGAGTTGAAGGCCGAGTTAAACTCGATCTTACATGCATCAGAAGTGTGTAAACGTGGACCAGTGGCCTCTGCGGATACAAATATGTGTGCGCAGGTCGTTCATAATGCCTATGCGAATCTATTCACTGATCGTGAGCAATTTAGCTTAGGGTATGCTTCAGATGCCTGTGGAAGTAATGCGATTGATCTTTGCGGAGAGCAAGCAGATCTTCTAAGAGGCTATATCCAGAATTTAAAATCTGAATACAGCACTCTTTCTTGTAATTAATTACTGTAATATCTTTTTGGAAATCAGATC encodes the following:
- a CDS encoding CFI-box-CTERM domain-containing protein → MIQHLVLIFLSFVFLNPVWAASIVDTNTITISGISAFEGGTVYGGVAGTCTGDGVSPCNSCTNTSTPPKACNQSNIYGSLAFQIQFKTSAARNNAMAQILIESTPLIVNPETKNWTSGETVVLNTTWAAICSAMGVANLDGNCNISGLSQIVGSKTIKFGIAAEGGGTLADAEASTLQLKFHGIPSGASDVTQTLCADSGGGFGACNLTFVAGDGKAFIDAAIFNPTEPGGTAWDSIAIFPIATPNGGESNAYTSFTSGAVSPTFKKIDNDGTIPDSQVGGLANYQKYCLVYGMKNKAQNIYKFVNDPAAASAGCITPSVVVGILDDKRCFISTAAFGSSDMSEVETFRKFRDQFLVTNNLGKAFVGFYYDMSPPIANMISGSEPLKALTRGLLYPFLLFATMALQIGFVWAIVLSLGTVIGLVTAFRILRFRSVLMVMLLVLVSPHLKADLLSTEEKIDHPNAKEGLIRIKKDGTYVYDVKRTPKNQSSHLRFGQANQPQITIGIEQTDASGNPTGTFKEYSFEDFYGSASGVIIGYDYEWFPWGMEGDGGRLGVQAGGAGMFVTGNGRLVADPDTQSKESYTFVTLPLNLGAVYRLEWKEQQMFVPYVSGGGTYLVLLEKREDKAMPSATGGFGFYGAGGILFNLNTFDREAGLKLDSEYGIGNLWLSLEFRVTEVQNAAFGFSNRYVNAGLSFDF
- the truA gene encoding tRNA pseudouridine(38-40) synthase TruA, whose amino-acid sequence is MPRIKFTVSYDGTDYCGWQRQNHGDKSSVSQTIQSGLEKIFGHPISLFASGRTDAGVHALNQVCHFDTEWPESRLEGFDLKRAMRAHLPTSILIKRAWLAPDDFHSTLSPEKKTYRYLINNTPSQSVFLGRYATWERTPLDLDYLNSCSSFLVGNQDFKSFQSVGTPVAHTIRTIESAIWEWRRPQIAQFTITGTGFLKQMVRNIVGTQLLLARKGLPAETMREILSAQDRRRAGPPAPPQGLFLMRVYYPTGLDNKCREL
- the rplM gene encoding 50S ribosomal protein L13 is translated as MKTWNAKTEEADRKWFVVDATGLRLGRLATHIANILRGKNLPTFTPNADAGGFVVVINSDKIEMTGDKWNTKKYYRHSRFFGSLKEKTAEQMKATDSEFIISEAVRGMLPVNKLSKSLIGKLKVYKGAEHPHAAQKPEAYVIKH
- the rpsI gene encoding 30S ribosomal protein S9, whose product is MAATEKMYYATGRRKTSSARVYLKPGKGQVSINGKKSDDYLTRLQSRMVIMQPLDAVNLMGKFDLKVMVSGGGESGQAGAIRHGVTRALIAFNPELKDVLKKAGFVTRDPRMVERKKYGKHGARRSGQYSKR
- a CDS encoding helix-turn-helix domain-containing protein, which codes for MQYEANKLAQFLKEKRTQSGLSQKDVATKLGYSTSQFISNWERGISQPPINTLRTLANMYNVTAEQMFNVLLEETMLQVQVDLKRKFYGEGRENHPTA
- a CDS encoding cyclic nucleotide-binding domain-containing protein, with product MSEVKVYKKGQFLFKAGDKIQSVFVIQSGQVNLCLQKNNKIFDIMTVGNGYVFGDLVVLGTNQYLYSGLVQSEVKVTEIPVEIFKLQYEALNPLNKTFIKTMAERLKWAVNEVKNSKQDKTAQPCAEDAVPRVFGAIFHVLNHKGVKVGNKVKTDWLTLRNYSQRIFGESLKRIEQATQILVKTKQGEYIMGKDPNMPESEAETEIQGFQIYDLPALEAFFEFYQYYYYKGGKSELIKYDEANYNTLRLLLMAYEGVECDKFGVVSKEFNQVVEFFKEYGVSLGAGHFTALEAKGLFCKRKNTSDGTVQLQFDIKEFANQINMWALIREVDKLNEKGYVDMDDIDEGPKKKAVIEGGQECTACHTIVALEAKFCSECGARMAASERKAA